One window of the Acaryochloris sp. CCMEE 5410 genome contains the following:
- a CDS encoding glycosyltransferase family 39 protein → MQKPMQKTSLDTRFSGNKSIQEFLPFGLVFLLAIFLFFYQLDSESLWNDEVFSIRDANNIRSKFLISRPLYFFLLHIWMQLGTSEFWMRSLSVLFALASVGLIYVLGQRLDSKATGVISALLLTLSPLFINHAQEIRMYALGTCLGLAGTLALTIALQERKIAPFFAWAIARWLMFVTAPLNIALVFADFFLVGLQFWRHRKLLFMFGVSALFLGAACLPTFLITAKGSGDVLLTWAQYQPRPGLKSLPGMLTRFTIWSVKPPFDIAALGWLINAYTLVLVGIVIFLIATKPWKSSVGWIIVWWFIPQAAVFVVSHLTSSLWVERYLLFTAPYALVMLAAGFTRMWKWKWPIALGIVILYSIVVGGGLFRYYATSHRSDWRGVVQTISKSEQAGDHIAIHANPTLFKHYYRGSAPTQFMDIVSKKRLPEEIDQVLEDIPAFDSRLWLTYEHTAFVDEEGHDRFRQAVVDKFTLQKKQEFEDVDLFLLTPKSK, encoded by the coding sequence ATGCAGAAACCGATGCAAAAAACATCCTTAGACACTAGGTTTAGTGGCAATAAATCGATCCAAGAGTTCCTGCCGTTTGGCCTTGTTTTTCTTCTTGCAATTTTTCTATTTTTCTATCAGCTAGATAGTGAAAGCCTCTGGAATGATGAGGTTTTTAGTATTCGCGATGCGAATAATATTAGATCAAAATTTTTAATCTCACGCCCCCTTTACTTTTTCCTATTGCATATATGGATGCAACTCGGAACCAGTGAATTTTGGATGAGAAGCTTATCGGTTCTGTTTGCTTTGGCTAGTGTTGGCTTGATTTATGTATTAGGGCAACGGCTGGATAGCAAAGCTACAGGTGTTATCTCAGCGCTGCTTTTGACCCTGTCTCCTTTATTTATCAACCATGCCCAAGAAATTCGCATGTATGCCTTGGGGACTTGTCTAGGACTAGCAGGAACCCTCGCCCTGACCATTGCGTTGCAAGAGCGTAAAATAGCGCCTTTTTTTGCATGGGCGATTGCACGGTGGCTGATGTTTGTGACAGCGCCCCTCAATATCGCCCTGGTCTTTGCTGATTTTTTTCTGGTTGGATTGCAGTTTTGGCGGCATCGCAAACTACTATTCATGTTTGGTGTCTCTGCCTTATTTCTGGGGGCAGCTTGTTTACCGACCTTTCTAATTACAGCTAAAGGGAGTGGGGATGTTCTCCTAACTTGGGCACAGTACCAACCTCGGCCAGGTTTGAAGAGTTTACCGGGTATGTTGACCCGATTTACGATTTGGTCAGTCAAGCCGCCTTTTGATATTGCTGCGTTAGGTTGGTTGATTAATGCCTACACCTTGGTGTTAGTCGGAATTGTAATTTTTCTCATCGCTACCAAACCTTGGAAATCATCGGTGGGTTGGATTATTGTGTGGTGGTTTATTCCTCAGGCTGCAGTGTTTGTGGTGTCCCATCTCACGAGTTCTCTATGGGTTGAGCGTTACTTATTGTTTACGGCCCCCTATGCTCTAGTGATGCTAGCGGCAGGGTTTACCCGCATGTGGAAGTGGAAGTGGCCAATTGCATTGGGTATTGTCATTCTGTACTCGATTGTCGTTGGTGGTGGCTTATTTCGCTATTACGCCACCAGCCATCGATCCGATTGGCGAGGAGTGGTTCAAACTATCTCTAAGAGTGAGCAGGCGGGCGATCACATTGCAATTCATGCAAACCCAACATTGTTCAAGCATTATTATCGGGGGTCAGCGCCCACCCAATTTATGGACATTGTTAGTAAGAAGAGACTGCCAGAGGAAATTGATCAGGTTTTAGAGGATATTCCAGCGTTCGATTCACGTTTGTGGTTGACCTATGAACATACGGCATTTGTTGACGAGGAGGGGCATGATCGCTTTCGCCAGGCAGTCGTCGATAAATTTACACTGCAGAAGAAGCAGGAATTTGAAGATGTTGATCTTTTCCTCCTAACGCCGAAGTCAAAATAA
- a CDS encoding family 16 glycoside hydrolase, which produces MPLNRLADTGQPLPLPDLQRTTFAIDGIARFVCNTWPEIQSAQTGGPFDVVVIGSGMYGAYCATKIFEFTQMAAVQPRILVLEAGPFLISEHFQNMTRIGGLFGVTLEPIVESDRTQITEPNYANSGQFVQHHKCVGGKSLFWGGWTPRLTEADLNQWPDDVREYLLQTGQPDGYEFIEREIGAVPAADFINGDLFDILKQRASSVLGENERLTTVEDAPIAVLGQSPGSGLFSMDKFSSLPLLLDNIRQDNDQTNANNADRRLFLVPNAEVLKLETVNGVVTEVVVALKNQFADNPKDPAQAQVVRLPLQPSASVVLAGNTINSTRLALNSFPRPAALAPNGELMGRNLMAHVRGNFVWKVKRDLLGVPNQLDTELQTAALNIRGKTDTPAGEGQFHFQFYAAPNMNTSAFPGAANNPEEFLYRMVPNFEELDKILAAQTAEPISDRIVIGIRTCGEMFGDKTAAVGNINSPTSWMNVNPFGGTGDDLYFENGQELRVPKAYVRFVETPADQKVRGDQSGSAFNLIATLAGQPLASATETDPNGNIQYFDPDRETSDEDGIGTTYHECGTLWMGTDFRNSVTDVNGRFHHIYNAYCADQALFPTAGSANPVPTGLALARKVARSIVERYQPATPSTDEAGFQPLYTGDYGADGWQYVGGQFDGQIPFFDVNADQPILSAGIENPGFNSVLGVLWYTLASFSDFILKLEWKSFDITANSGIFLRIPRPLILDSENFYNSSIEVQIDERGLQFNPGNSVYGSPFHRTGAVYEVFPAQQWAAKQISSRTDSSRDFWNSYEIRLEGDQIEVKLNDQLVSQGTFPVLQPPGQENAPNSDGTKRSDGFIGLQCHTEVVQFRNIRIRPL; this is translated from the coding sequence ATGCCGTTAAATAGATTGGCTGATACCGGTCAGCCCCTTCCCCTACCCGATCTGCAAAGAACAACCTTTGCCATCGATGGAATTGCCCGCTTTGTCTGCAATACCTGGCCCGAAATCCAATCGGCCCAAACAGGTGGCCCCTTTGATGTTGTTGTGATTGGGTCTGGCATGTATGGTGCCTACTGTGCCACCAAAATCTTTGAATTTACCCAAATGGCAGCGGTCCAGCCCCGGATTTTAGTGCTAGAGGCAGGCCCCTTCTTAATCAGTGAACATTTCCAAAATATGACTCGGATTGGGGGCTTATTTGGTGTTACCCTGGAGCCCATCGTCGAGTCAGACCGGACTCAAATTACGGAGCCTAACTATGCCAATAGCGGTCAGTTTGTCCAGCACCATAAATGTGTCGGCGGAAAATCTTTGTTTTGGGGGGGATGGACACCGCGCTTGACCGAGGCCGATCTCAACCAATGGCCTGATGATGTGCGAGAGTACCTACTCCAAACGGGTCAACCTGACGGGTATGAGTTTATTGAACGCGAAATTGGGGCCGTGCCCGCTGCCGATTTTATCAATGGCGATCTGTTCGACATCCTCAAGCAGAGAGCCAGTAGTGTTCTAGGCGAGAACGAACGCTTAACCACTGTGGAAGATGCCCCCATTGCCGTCCTCGGTCAATCCCCTGGCTCGGGGCTTTTTAGTATGGATAAGTTCAGCAGTTTGCCGTTGCTGCTCGATAACATTCGTCAAGATAATGATCAAACCAATGCCAATAACGCCGATCGTCGCCTGTTTCTGGTTCCCAATGCCGAAGTCTTGAAACTCGAAACCGTGAATGGGGTGGTGACGGAAGTCGTAGTAGCCCTGAAAAATCAGTTTGCCGATAATCCCAAAGACCCTGCCCAGGCCCAAGTGGTTCGATTGCCGCTCCAGCCCAGTGCCTCCGTGGTTCTGGCCGGGAATACCATCAATTCCACACGCCTTGCCCTCAATTCTTTCCCTCGGCCTGCAGCCTTAGCCCCCAATGGAGAGCTCATGGGCCGTAATTTAATGGCCCATGTGCGCGGCAACTTTGTCTGGAAAGTGAAGCGTGATCTTCTGGGGGTTCCCAACCAGCTTGACACTGAACTGCAAACCGCTGCTCTTAATATTCGGGGCAAAACCGATACCCCTGCGGGTGAAGGACAGTTCCATTTTCAGTTCTATGCAGCCCCCAATATGAATACCTCGGCTTTCCCCGGAGCCGCCAATAACCCCGAGGAATTCCTCTACCGGATGGTGCCTAACTTTGAGGAGTTAGACAAAATCTTGGCAGCACAAACGGCAGAACCGATTAGCGATCGCATCGTGATCGGCATTCGCACCTGCGGGGAAATGTTTGGTGATAAAACTGCTGCCGTTGGCAATATTAATTCCCCCACCAGCTGGATGAATGTCAATCCCTTTGGCGGTACAGGAGATGATCTCTATTTTGAAAATGGTCAAGAACTGCGGGTGCCCAAAGCCTACGTTCGCTTTGTAGAAACCCCTGCTGATCAAAAAGTGCGAGGAGATCAGTCCGGTTCTGCATTTAACTTGATCGCTACCTTGGCAGGTCAACCCCTTGCCAGTGCCACCGAGACTGACCCCAATGGCAATATTCAGTATTTTGATCCAGATAGGGAGACGAGTGACGAAGATGGGATTGGCACCACCTACCATGAGTGCGGCACCCTCTGGATGGGAACCGATTTCCGCAACTCAGTCACAGATGTGAATGGCAGATTTCACCATATCTATAACGCCTATTGCGCCGATCAAGCCCTCTTCCCCACAGCTGGATCGGCTAATCCCGTTCCCACCGGTCTAGCCTTGGCTCGCAAGGTAGCCCGTTCGATTGTGGAGCGATATCAACCTGCTACGCCCAGCACCGATGAAGCTGGATTTCAGCCCCTTTATACGGGCGACTATGGGGCGGATGGTTGGCAATATGTGGGGGGCCAGTTTGACGGCCAAATCCCCTTCTTTGATGTCAATGCCGATCAACCGATTCTGAGTGCGGGGATTGAAAATCCTGGGTTTAATAGTGTCCTCGGTGTCCTATGGTATACCCTCGCTAGCTTTAGTGATTTTATTCTCAAGCTAGAGTGGAAAAGCTTTGATATTACCGCCAATTCCGGTATTTTTCTCCGCATCCCTAGGCCACTGATTCTCGATAGTGAAAACTTCTACAATTCATCCATCGAAGTCCAAATTGATGAGCGAGGCTTACAGTTTAATCCTGGAAATAGTGTGTATGGCAGTCCGTTCCATCGAACAGGAGCCGTGTACGAAGTCTTCCCCGCACAACAATGGGCTGCCAAGCAAATTAGCTCCCGGACTGACAGTAGTCGAGATTTTTGGAATAGCTATGAAATTAGGCTAGAAGGAGATCAGATTGAGGTGAAACTCAACGACCAGCTGGTGTCTCAAGGGACGTTCCCTGTACTGCAGCCTCCGGGGCAAGAGAATGCTCCAAATAGTGATGGAACCAAGCGATCAGATGGCTTTATTGGTTTGCAGTGCCATACCGAAGTAGTGCAGTTTCGGAATATTCGCATCCGGCCGCTATAG
- a CDS encoding TrbI/VirB10 family protein codes for MKSKIRLLPTTLASLVLLGSGLGIDAAHAQFSNRRPRSFPEAAERWGYECKRERSGYFCKGDDDRFDDDERFDDRRDRRSDRFRFNKGRLYEGKTIRTSTKNRDRIVMRKDDNRDLTLYIEDDILADDTGRVIIPRNSRIEGRLRSRDGGIQYDARRIVLPNGRRYNLDAFSEVIYPNRQVASRRTRTSEGVRDVLATILGDRRRRDDDFDRRNDDFDTRDRNLVVIYPERDLDLRLKKDLKID; via the coding sequence ATGAAATCTAAAATCAGACTCCTACCTACAACCCTGGCCTCTTTGGTCTTGCTGGGCTCAGGATTGGGCATCGATGCGGCCCACGCCCAGTTTTCAAATCGGCGCCCTCGCTCCTTCCCAGAAGCAGCAGAACGGTGGGGCTACGAGTGCAAGCGGGAGCGCAGCGGCTACTTTTGCAAAGGGGATGATGACCGATTCGATGACGACGAGCGGTTTGATGATCGGCGAGATCGTCGCAGCGATCGCTTTCGGTTTAACAAAGGTCGCCTGTATGAGGGCAAAACAATACGGACCTCGACCAAGAATCGCGATCGCATCGTGATGCGCAAAGATGATAATCGAGATCTGACCCTCTATATTGAGGACGATATTCTGGCAGACGATACAGGCCGGGTGATTATTCCCCGCAATAGCCGCATTGAAGGCCGCCTGCGTTCCCGAGATGGGGGAATTCAGTATGACGCTCGGCGGATCGTTTTACCCAATGGTCGTCGCTACAATCTGGATGCGTTCTCTGAAGTGATTTATCCCAATCGCCAGGTTGCCTCCCGCCGCACCCGCACCTCTGAAGGCGTCAGAGATGTCTTAGCCACGATTTTAGGGGATCGTCGCAGACGAGACGATGACTTCGATCGCCGCAATGACGATTTTGATACCAGAGATCGCAACCTCGTAGTCATCTATCCCGAACGCGACCTGGATTTGCGGTTAAAGAAAGATCTAAAAATCGACTAA